The Flammeovirgaceae bacterium genome contains a region encoding:
- a CDS encoding RagB/SusD family nutrient uptake outer membrane protein: MNSRIIKILTTAIVLVALGACEAPDQELFSVIPKEIQDNTTDPTALKAIAQSAYVPLIGTWGGHNSLWSMHEVSSDEMVIAQKGADWEDGGQWIRMHRHQFNPSEQSIGNGWNYCYSAIGQLNNLLKTYGSNPLLRSELECVRALVYLWLIDAYGNVPIVTETSTDPTPPTNTRQEVFNFIETSILDNIDNLRQEKTYASMNYYVAQTILAKLYLNAQVYTGTAKFTEAAAAANEVITSGLYSLEANYLDNFKTNNSGSNENIFVINYDENNGGGFNLGQMTGHYLTQQTFNLQQQPWNGYATLEDFYNSYASNDTRRGSFLVGPQFSSTGVRLKDLSAEPGDPDGQDLTFTPEINELAPNSFRQAGARVGKWEFRLGAGPNLSNDFPIFRYSDVLLMRAEALWRLNPASTEALNLVNQVRARAQINPLGALTADDLLAERGREMFAEGYRRSDLIRFGKFNDAWWEKPASAAFRNLFPIPQGQLLVNPDLVQNPGY; this comes from the coding sequence ATGAACAGCAGAATAATTAAAATACTGACAACGGCCATTGTGCTGGTAGCATTAGGTGCCTGCGAGGCCCCCGATCAGGAGTTGTTTAGTGTTATACCAAAGGAAATTCAGGATAATACTACTGATCCTACTGCTTTGAAGGCGATTGCTCAAAGCGCTTACGTTCCGCTGATCGGAACCTGGGGTGGTCACAATTCACTGTGGTCAATGCACGAGGTTTCTTCCGATGAGATGGTTATCGCCCAAAAGGGTGCTGACTGGGAAGATGGCGGGCAATGGATCCGTATGCACCGCCACCAGTTTAATCCAAGTGAACAATCCATTGGTAACGGCTGGAATTATTGTTATTCCGCAATTGGCCAACTCAATAACCTGTTGAAAACGTATGGAAGCAACCCGTTGTTGCGTTCTGAACTGGAGTGCGTTCGGGCCTTGGTTTATTTGTGGCTAATTGATGCTTATGGTAATGTGCCCATTGTTACTGAAACTTCAACCGATCCAACTCCGCCAACCAATACAAGGCAAGAAGTTTTTAATTTCATTGAAACGAGTATTCTTGATAATATCGATAACCTCCGTCAGGAGAAGACTTACGCATCAATGAACTACTATGTTGCCCAAACGATACTGGCCAAGTTATACCTGAATGCGCAGGTTTATACCGGCACCGCTAAGTTTACAGAAGCCGCAGCAGCCGCAAATGAAGTCATCACCAGCGGGTTGTACTCATTAGAAGCGAATTATCTCGATAATTTTAAAACGAATAACTCGGGTTCTAATGAGAACATATTTGTTATCAACTATGATGAAAATAACGGAGGTGGATTTAACCTTGGTCAAATGACAGGGCATTACCTTACCCAGCAGACATTTAACTTACAGCAGCAACCCTGGAATGGGTACGCCACCCTTGAAGATTTTTATAATTCTTATGCATCAAATGATACGCGCAGAGGCAGTTTTCTGGTAGGACCTCAGTTTTCGTCCACCGGTGTTCGTTTGAAGGATTTAAGCGCTGAACCAGGTGATCCGGATGGCCAGGATCTGACCTTTACTCCTGAAATCAATGAGTTGGCGCCCAACAGTTTTCGGCAGGCGGGTGCACGGGTTGGCAAGTGGGAGTTCCGCCTGGGTGCTGGCCCCAACTTAAGCAATGATTTTCCGATTTTCCGTTATTCTGATGTATTGCTGATGCGTGCAGAAGCCCTGTGGAGGTTGAATCCTGCCAGTACAGAAGCGCTTAATCTGGTAAACCAGGTACGGGCCCGTGCGCAAATTAACCCACTGGGTGCTTTAACGGCTGATGACCTGCTTGCTGAACGTGGCCGGGAAATGTTTGCTGAAGGCTACAGACGCTCCGACCTTATTCGCTTCGGGAAGTTTAATGATGCATGGTGGGAGAAACCCGCTTCAGCGGCATTCAGGAATTTATTCCCGATACCACAAGGACAACTCCTGGTTAACCCTGACCTTGTACAAAATCCCGGGTATTGA